One Xiphophorus hellerii strain 12219 chromosome 1, Xiphophorus_hellerii-4.1, whole genome shotgun sequence DNA segment encodes these proteins:
- the rassf11 gene encoding ras association domain-containing protein 8: MEVKVSVKGIPRVVCGVTEETTCQDVVLVLAQSLGQPGRYTLREKFKDFERCMTPDERLLETLKKYGEQAKEVQLSLQHSGLSAWDEMGKVKVGRYQPCPPLRRKDVGPKMRRGSGSLSLHRQSLPPLTCLREEAEQKKDTLKTPRRKSLTLMEEAWEWLESLGKGKVYSTCDKPSKKRIDKRGQAALDLSLFVTKEHQDQSSKCTDRGQKSSKSDFDHQTSCCISNQTKEKSRRSKNTQEVKSDLSTSICAVVTEDEKNRLRDSIICQLLCLQDLQVQITNTDKQILDLEQKQKAKRAEEEVQERLVAEEMEYINFWENELKAEESYEKDLQRQFLEMRANVADCKAKLEEYRRKMQGLDFFGNLNVAQEDRRVLKAHEKVATKMSDSSKKEENLEGYESSVERNINRKFLPKEHSTPHALVPPNQIRERRPTGPTELREWWKRWSEAQKAPPQDERKVIHRSELTIYLRSTKV; encoded by the exons ATGGAAGTGAAGGTGTCTGTCAAAGGCATCCCACGTGTTGTGTGTGGAGTTACAGAGGAGACAACGTGTCAAGACGTGGTGCTAGTGTTGGCTCAGTCCCTTG GGCAGCCAGGACGCTACACCTTGCGAGAGAAGTTCAAAGACTTTGAGCGGTGCATGACTCCCGATGAACGACTTCTGGAGACATTGAAGAAGTACGGTGAGCAGGCCAAGGAGGTCCAGCTCAGTCTCCAACACAGCGGCCTCTCCGCTTGGGATGAAATGGGCAAAGTAAAAGTTGGCAGATACCAGCCTTGTCCGCCACTGAGACGGAAAGACGTTGGGCCTAAAATGCGGAGAGGGAGCGGCTCCCTAAGCTTGCACCGCCAAAGCTTGCCTCCATTGACCTGTTTGAGAGAAGAGGCTGAGCAGAAGAAAGACACCCTGAAGACGCCTAGAAGAAAGTCTCTGACTCTCATGGAGGAGGCCTGGGAATGGCTGGAAAGTCTTGGCAAAGGAAAGGTCTACAGTACGTGTGACAAGCCAAGCAAGAAGAGGATTGATAAAAGGGGACAGGCCGCTTTGGATTTGTCCCTTTTTGTCACAAAAGAACATCAAGATcaaagcagcaaatgtacaGACAGAGGTCAGAAAAGTTCAAAATCAGACTTTGACCATCAAACATCCTGCTGCATCAGCAATCAGACCAAGGAGAAAAGCAGGCGCTCAAAGAACACCCAAGAGGTAAAATCTGACCTGAGCACCTCAATCTGCGCAGTGGTAACCGAAGATGAGAAAAATCGCCTTAGAGACTCAATCATATGTCAGCTGCTGTGCTTGCAGGATTTACAAGTCCAGataacaaacacagacaaacagatTTTGGACCTCGAGCAAAAGCAGAAAGCCAAAAGAGCTGAAGAAGAAGTCCAGGAGAGGCTTGTGGCTGAGGAGATGGAATACATCAACTTTTGGGAGAATGAACTGAAAGCTGAGGAGAGTTACGAGAAAGATTTGCAGCGTCAGTTCCTCGAGATGAGAGCCAATGTTGCAGATTGCAAAGCTAAACTGGAGGAGTACAGGCGCAAAATGCAGGGCTTGGATTTTTTTGGCAATCTGAACGTTGCTCAAGAAGACCGGAGGGTTTTAAAAGCTCATGAAAAAGTCGCAACCAAGATGTCTGACAGctcaaaaaaggaagaaaatctgGAAGGATACGAGTCCAGTGTGGAAAGAAACATCAACAGGAAGTTCCTGCCCAAAGAGCACAGCACCCCTCATGCTCTAGTTCCTCCAAATCAGATAAGAGAGCGGCGGCCCACGGGACCCACCGAGCTGAGGGAGTGGTGGAAGCGCTGGTCAGAAGCTCAAAAAGCTCCACCCCAGGATGAAAGGAAGGTGATCCACCGCTCTGAGCTCACCATTTACCTGAGGAGTACCAAGGTTTAG